One genomic window of Rhinolophus ferrumequinum isolate MPI-CBG mRhiFer1 chromosome 23, mRhiFer1_v1.p, whole genome shotgun sequence includes the following:
- the SALL4 gene encoding sal-like protein 4 isoform X2 yields MSRRKQAKPQHINSEEDQGEQQPQQPAPEFADAAPAAPTAGEPGAPMNHPGTGDDMNGDRAMVKRPRREETHVCEKCCAEFFSFSEFLEHKKNCTKNPPVLIMNDSEGPVPSDDFSGAVLSHQPHSPSSKDSHREEAGSSGDMKEKPGAESVLYLKTETALPPTPQDLSYLPKGKMATTNVTLQALRGTKVAVNQRSADALPAPLPGANSIPWVLEQILCLQQQQLQQIQLTEQIRIQVNMWASHALHSGVAGADTLKTLGSHMSQQVSAAVALLSQKAAGSQGLSLDALKQAKLPHANIPPATSSVSPGLVSFALRPDGSRGLPNRLPGALLPQAPGSVLFQSPFSTVAIDPSKKGKGKPPNVSPVDVKPKDEAALYRHKCRSSLPSAFVRAQPTYVKVEVPGAFGPATMSPGMTPLLAAQPRRQAKQHGCTRCGKNFSSASALQIHERTHTGEKPFVCNICGRAFTTKGNLKVHYMTHGANNSSARRGRKLAIENTMALLGTDGKRVPEMFPKEIMAPSVNVDPAVWNQYTTMLNGGLAMKTNEISVIQSGGIPTLPVSLGASSVVNNTTVSKMDGSQSALSADVEKPGAADSVPKHQFPHFLEENKIAVS; encoded by the exons ATGTCGAGGCGCAAGCAGGCGAAACCCCAACACATCAACTCCGAGGAGGACCAGGGCGAGCAGCAGCCGCAGCAGCCGGCCCCAGAGTTTGCAGATGCGGCCCCAGCGGCGCCCACGGCGGGGGAACCgg GTGCTCCAATGAACCACCCAGGCACTGGTGATGACATGAATGGGGACCGAGCGATGGTAAAGAGGCCTCGTCGGGAGGAGACTCACGTCTGCGAGAAATGCTGTGCGGAGTTCTTCAGCTTCTCTGAGTTCTTAGAACACAAGAAAAATTGCACTAAAAATCCACCCGTCCTCATCATGAACGACAGTGAGGGGCCGGTGCCTTCAGATGACTTCTCCGGGGCTGTGCTGAGCCACCAGCCACATAGTCCAAGCAGTAAGGACAGTCACAGGGAGGAGGCCGGCAGCTCAGGGGACATGAAGGAGAAGCCAGGGGCGGAGTCTGTTCTGTACTTGAAGACGGAGACGGCCCTGCCGCCCACACCCCAGGACTTAAGCTATTTACCCAAAGGCAAAATGGCCACTACTAACGTCACTCTCCAAGCACTACGGGGCACCAAGGTGGCGGTGAATCAGCGGAGCGCGGACGCGTTGCCAGCCCCCTTGCCTGGTGCCAACAGCATCCCGTGGGTCCTGGAGCAGATCCTGtgtctgcagcagcagcagctacaGCAGATCCAGCTCACCGAGCAGATTCGAATTCAGGTGAACATGTGGGCCTCCCACGCCCTCCACTCCGGCGTGGCGGGAGCTGACACCCTGAAGACATTAGGCAGCCACATGTCCCAGCAGGTTTCTGCGGCCGTGGCTTTGCTCAGCCAGAAAGCTGCTGGGAGCCAAGGGCTGTCTCTGGATGCCTTGAAACAAGCCAAGCTACCTCATGCAAACATCCCTCCCGCCACCagctctgtgtccccagggctggTGTCCTTCGCCCTGAGGCCCGATGGGTCCAGGGGGCTTCCCAACCGCCTCCCGGGTGCTCTGCTACCTCAGGCCCCGGGCTCCGTGCTCTTCCAGAGCCCTTTCTCCACGGTGGCGATAGACCCAtccaagaaagggaaagggaagccACCCAACGTCTCCCCGGTGGATGTGAAACCCAAAGACGAGGCCGCCCTCTACAGGCACAAGT gTCGGAGCAGCCTACCATCAGCGTTTGTCCGCGCCCAACCAACCTATGTCAAAGTTGAAGTTCCCGGTGCGTTTGGACCTGCCACCATGTCCCCAGGCATGACACCTCTGTTAGCGGCCCAGCCACGCCGACAGGCCAAGCAACACGGCTGCACGCGGTGCGGGAAGAACTTCTCATCCGCGAGCGCTCTTCAGATTCACGAGCGGACTCACACCGGCGAGAAGCCTTTCGTGTGTAACATATGCGGGCGAGCTTTCACCACCAAAGGCAACTTGAAG GTCCATTATATGACGCATGGGGCCAACAATAGCTCTGCACGCCGAGGGAGGAAGCTGGCCATCGAGAACACCATGGCTCTGTTAGGAACAGATGGAAAGAGGGTCCCCGAGATGTTTCCCAAGGAAATCATGGCCCCTTCAGTGAATGTGGACCCTGCCGTGTGGAACCAGTACACCACCATGCTCAACGGTGGCCTGGCCATGAAGACCAACGAGATATCCGTCATCCAGAGCGGAGGCATTCCAACTCTCCCAGTGTCGCTGGGGGCCAGCTCCGTTGTGAATAACACCACTGTCTCCAAGATGGATGGCTCCCAGTCCGCTCTCAGTGCCGACGTGGAAAAACCAGGGGCTGCCGACAGCGTTCCCAAACACCAGTTTCCTCACttcctggaagaaaacaagaTTGCGGTCAGCTAA
- the SALL4 gene encoding sal-like protein 4 isoform X1 → MSRRKQAKPQHINSEEDQGEQQPQQPAPEFADAAPAAPTAGEPGAPMNHPGTGDDMNGDRAMVKRPRREETHVCEKCCAEFFSFSEFLEHKKNCTKNPPVLIMNDSEGPVPSDDFSGAVLSHQPHSPSSKDSHREEAGSSGDMKEKPGAESVLYLKTETALPPTPQDLSYLPKGKMATTNVTLQALRGTKVAVNQRSADALPAPLPGANSIPWVLEQILCLQQQQLQQIQLTEQIRIQVNMWASHALHSGVAGADTLKTLGSHMSQQVSAAVALLSQKAAGSQGLSLDALKQAKLPHANIPPATSSVSPGLVSFALRPDGSRGLPNRLPGALLPQAPGSVLFQSPFSTVAIDPSKKGKGKPPNVSPVDVKPKDEAALYRHKCKYCSKVFGTDSSLQIHLRSHTGERPFVCSVCGHRFTTKGNLKVHFHRHPQVKANPQLFAEFHDKMTAGNGIPYALSVPVPIDEASLSLDSKPVLVTGTPHVGLPQNLSSGTHPKELMGGPLPTDLQPGPSPESEDGSILSGVGPNHNSPRVGGFQGRGTPEPGSETLKLQQLVENIDKATTDPNECLICHRVLSCQSSLKMHYRTHTGERPFRCKICDRAFSTKGNLKTHFGVHRSNTSIKTQHSCPICQKKFTNAVMLQQHIRMHMGGQIPNTPLPDNPCDFTGPEPVMVGESGSTSAICHDDVIESIDVDEVGSQDAPSSSLKVPMPLPSVHSASPTLGFAMMAPLDAPGKVGPAPLVLQRQTSRENGSVESDGLTNDSSSSVMGDQEYQSRSPDVLETTSFQALSPANSQAESIKSKSPDGGGKADGSENSRTEMEGRSSLPSAFVRAQPTYVKVEVPGAFGPATMSPGMTPLLAAQPRRQAKQHGCTRCGKNFSSASALQIHERTHTGEKPFVCNICGRAFTTKGNLKVHYMTHGANNSSARRGRKLAIENTMALLGTDGKRVPEMFPKEIMAPSVNVDPAVWNQYTTMLNGGLAMKTNEISVIQSGGIPTLPVSLGASSVVNNTTVSKMDGSQSALSADVEKPGAADSVPKHQFPHFLEENKIAVS, encoded by the exons ATGTCGAGGCGCAAGCAGGCGAAACCCCAACACATCAACTCCGAGGAGGACCAGGGCGAGCAGCAGCCGCAGCAGCCGGCCCCAGAGTTTGCAGATGCGGCCCCAGCGGCGCCCACGGCGGGGGAACCgg GTGCTCCAATGAACCACCCAGGCACTGGTGATGACATGAATGGGGACCGAGCGATGGTAAAGAGGCCTCGTCGGGAGGAGACTCACGTCTGCGAGAAATGCTGTGCGGAGTTCTTCAGCTTCTCTGAGTTCTTAGAACACAAGAAAAATTGCACTAAAAATCCACCCGTCCTCATCATGAACGACAGTGAGGGGCCGGTGCCTTCAGATGACTTCTCCGGGGCTGTGCTGAGCCACCAGCCACATAGTCCAAGCAGTAAGGACAGTCACAGGGAGGAGGCCGGCAGCTCAGGGGACATGAAGGAGAAGCCAGGGGCGGAGTCTGTTCTGTACTTGAAGACGGAGACGGCCCTGCCGCCCACACCCCAGGACTTAAGCTATTTACCCAAAGGCAAAATGGCCACTACTAACGTCACTCTCCAAGCACTACGGGGCACCAAGGTGGCGGTGAATCAGCGGAGCGCGGACGCGTTGCCAGCCCCCTTGCCTGGTGCCAACAGCATCCCGTGGGTCCTGGAGCAGATCCTGtgtctgcagcagcagcagctacaGCAGATCCAGCTCACCGAGCAGATTCGAATTCAGGTGAACATGTGGGCCTCCCACGCCCTCCACTCCGGCGTGGCGGGAGCTGACACCCTGAAGACATTAGGCAGCCACATGTCCCAGCAGGTTTCTGCGGCCGTGGCTTTGCTCAGCCAGAAAGCTGCTGGGAGCCAAGGGCTGTCTCTGGATGCCTTGAAACAAGCCAAGCTACCTCATGCAAACATCCCTCCCGCCACCagctctgtgtccccagggctggTGTCCTTCGCCCTGAGGCCCGATGGGTCCAGGGGGCTTCCCAACCGCCTCCCGGGTGCTCTGCTACCTCAGGCCCCGGGCTCCGTGCTCTTCCAGAGCCCTTTCTCCACGGTGGCGATAGACCCAtccaagaaagggaaagggaagccACCCAACGTCTCCCCGGTGGATGTGAAACCCAAAGACGAGGCCGCCCTCTACAGGCACAAGTGTAAGTACTGTAGCAAGGTTTTTGGGACTGATAGCTCCTTGCAGATCCACCTCCGCTCCCACACTGGAGAGAGACCCTTCGTGTGCTCTGTCTGTGGCCACCGGTTCACCACCAAGGGCAACCTCAAGGTGCACTTTCATCGACATCCCCAGGTGAAGGCAAACCCCCAGCTGTTTGCCGAGTTCCACGACAAAATGACGGCAGGCAATGGCATTCCCTATGCACTCTCTGTACCTGTCCCCATAGATGAAGCGAGTCTCTCGTTAGACAGCAAACCTGTCCTGGTAACAGGGACCCCCCATGTAGGGCTACCTCAGAATCTCTCTTCAGGGACTCACCCCAAGGAACTCATGGGTGGCCCACTGCCCACCGACCTGCAGCCCGGGCCTTCTCCAGAAAGTGAGGATGGATCCATTCTCTCTGGGGTGGGGCCAAACCATAATTCCCCAAGGGTTGGTGGCTTCCAAGGGAGAGGGACACCCGAGCCAGGGTCAGAGACCCTGAAGTTGCAGCAGTTGGTGGAGAACATTGACAAGGCCACCACCGACCCCAACGAATGTCTCATTTGCCACCGTGTCTTAAGCTGCCAGAGCTCCCTCAAAATGCATTACCGCACCCACACTGGGGAGAGGCCATTCCGGTGTAAGATCTGTGACCGAGCCTTCTCCACCAAAGGCAACCTGAAGACCCATTTCGGGGTCCACCGAAGCAACACATCCATAAAGACGCAGCATTCATGCCCCATCTGCCAGAAGAAGTTCACCAACGCGGTCATGTTGCAGCAGCACATTCGGATGCATATGGGGGGTCAGATTCCTAACACCCCCCTGCCGGATAATCCCTGTGACTTTACGGGTCCCGAGCCAGTGATGGTCGGTGAGAGTGGCAGCACAAGTGCCATTTGTCACGACGATGTCATCGAAAGCATTGATGTGGATGAAGTCGGTTCCCAGGATGCCCCCAGCAGCTCCTTGAAGGTCCCCATGCCTCTTCCCAGCGTCCACTCAGCATCACCCACTCTAGGGTTCGCCATGATGGCTCCTCTCGACGCCCCGGGGAAGGTGGGCCCTGCTCCTCTTGTCCTGCAGAGGCAGACCAGCAGAGAAAATGGTTCGGTGGAGAGTGATGGCTTGACCAACGACTCATCGTCCTCAGTGATGGGAGACCAGGAGTATCAGAGCCGAAGTCCAGACGTCCTGGAGACCACGTCCTTCCAGGCACTCTCCCCGGCCAATAGCCAAGCAGAAAGTATCAAGTCCAAGTCTCCTGATGGTGGCGGCAAAGCAGACGGCTCGGAGAACAGCCGCACTGAGATGGAAG gTCGGAGCAGCCTACCATCAGCGTTTGTCCGCGCCCAACCAACCTATGTCAAAGTTGAAGTTCCCGGTGCGTTTGGACCTGCCACCATGTCCCCAGGCATGACACCTCTGTTAGCGGCCCAGCCACGCCGACAGGCCAAGCAACACGGCTGCACGCGGTGCGGGAAGAACTTCTCATCCGCGAGCGCTCTTCAGATTCACGAGCGGACTCACACCGGCGAGAAGCCTTTCGTGTGTAACATATGCGGGCGAGCTTTCACCACCAAAGGCAACTTGAAG GTCCATTATATGACGCATGGGGCCAACAATAGCTCTGCACGCCGAGGGAGGAAGCTGGCCATCGAGAACACCATGGCTCTGTTAGGAACAGATGGAAAGAGGGTCCCCGAGATGTTTCCCAAGGAAATCATGGCCCCTTCAGTGAATGTGGACCCTGCCGTGTGGAACCAGTACACCACCATGCTCAACGGTGGCCTGGCCATGAAGACCAACGAGATATCCGTCATCCAGAGCGGAGGCATTCCAACTCTCCCAGTGTCGCTGGGGGCCAGCTCCGTTGTGAATAACACCACTGTCTCCAAGATGGATGGCTCCCAGTCCGCTCTCAGTGCCGACGTGGAAAAACCAGGGGCTGCCGACAGCGTTCCCAAACACCAGTTTCCTCACttcctggaagaaaacaagaTTGCGGTCAGCTAA